A window of the Cicer arietinum cultivar CDC Frontier isolate Library 1 chromosome 6, Cicar.CDCFrontier_v2.0, whole genome shotgun sequence genome harbors these coding sequences:
- the LOC101496555 gene encoding uncharacterized protein isoform X1 has protein sequence MVCEEESPSTTTQLLNNNNNNININISSSPESTFRQLDDAFLQNQTRIWVGEVLHIRLDEQLIISELLADGELLFQVSKVMWKLLLEKHMDLRHIKAYKNHPFASKRNSGIYRPYSNVDSFLKICKILGLTGIDLFSPSDVVERRNTRRVCMCIRSFSKKSRSININVPDFDIVTCMAAMPKDFVGCIRRSIELSQNVLADSSDHHSQKYERRKSNRGYSVTSSNRDYELYSNPTNDTEIIHTILQLHDIHTDDLYDYKSDINYRENAFVSEELDQLDIQNQHRNEISNDDFELLSSMESLEYHCPDNIEHEHDCKLTWPSSSCGDLNVGLIGMTSHLDTRVEQVQESRIMDFDYSEYALLKNNASVIGTPTNDKTSIVDATSYAKSKKDTGIIGEEYSTPNVHQSASSHGSNPTPHPTESGRFLDVSDSIEVLQEAGMSCLTREPLNLGDLFDAENDVYNNESFKLHSYKNDQWDEIREYEAQDITECKELAYGIPSSVNTFEEIEHSLYSPDCYFCNTNSSDRALSHSNRITSTLQKKSLAYEDRESRVDSRCSDNASCNRSGELLSCHSYYLPEFCKWDQKGKCAMTSNRAKDIRSSSCVLEDDHKETTPCKQKDSEVLLSKVTLSCMPNEESIVSAAAVKLDSDTDGKLNNGCLDFESNAQGDNTNDSSGKGVTTQGIGDGRQGILDMITNNVVAHTYCDEDECHIRCGTTNQSSKLECNDGHQTCHVVHIKEKVKPEDESMHSFDNLVETEEGCVEISKSKLQKKLLLRSVLGGATAVGLLFMFLHLRRDGGEKVGQPSKKYNHEDKEKILKSSPQKVKGMSTTKGVYQAEKLKLK, from the exons ATGGTTTGTGAAGAAGAATCTCCATCCACGACCACTCAGcttcttaataataataataataatattaatattaatatctcCTCCTCACCCGAATCCACCTTCCGTCAACTCGATGATGCATTCTTGCag AATCAAACGAGAATATGGGTAGGAGAAGTGTTGCATATAAGATTAGATGAGCAACTCATTATATCAGAATTACTTGCTGATGGAGAATTGTT GTTTCAAGTGTCAAAAGTTATGTGGAAATTGCTGTTGGAAAAGCATATGGATCTTAGGCACATTAAAGCATACAAAAATCATCCATTTGCTTCTAAGAGGAACAGTGGGATATATAGGCCTTATTCTAATGTTGATTCATTTCTGAAG ATCTGTAAGATTTTGGGATTGACTGGGATTGACCTTTTCTCTCCATCAGATGTAGTTGAGAGAAGAAATACTCGAAGAGTTTGTATGTGTATCCGCTCATTCTCGAAAAAATCAAGgtctataaatataaat GTTCCAGATTTTGATATTGTTACATGTATGGCAGCCATGCCTAAGGATTTTGTTGGATGCATCCGGAGAAGCATAGAGCTGTCTCAAAACGTCCTCGCAGATTCTTCTGACCATCACTCGCAGAAGTATGAGAGACGAAAATCTAATCGG GGATACTCAGTTACAAGCTCCAACAGAGACTACGAGCTGTATTCCAATCCAACTAATGATACAGAAATCATACATACAATTCTTCAATTACATGACATACATACTGATGACTTGTATGATTATAAGTCAGATATAAACTACAGAGAAAATGCTTTTGTGTCCGAAGAGTTAGATCAATTGGATATTCAAAATCAACACAGAAATGAAATTTCTAACGATGATTTTGAATTGTTATCTTCAATGGAATCATTGGAATACCATTGCCCTGATAATATAGAGCATGAACATGATTGCAAGCTGACCTGGCCGTCATCTTCTTGTGGAGATCTAAATGTTGGCTTAATTGGTATGACGTCTCATTTAGATACTAGAGTTGAGCAAGTCCAAGAAAGTAGGATCATGGACTTCGATTACTCTGAATATgctttgttaaaaaataatgcTTCCGTCATCGGGACTCCTACGAATGACAAAACATCAATTGTAGATGCTACATCATATGcaaaaagtaaaaaagacaCTGGTATAATTGGTGAAGAATATAGTACACCAAATGTACATCAAAGTGCTAGCTCTCACGGTTCAAACCCAACTCCACATCCTACTGAAAGTGGTAGATTTTTGGATGTTTCTGACAGTATAGAGGTTCTGCAAGAAGCTGGCATGAGCTGTTTGACAAGGGAACCACTGAACTTGGGAGATCTATTTGATGCAGAGAACGATGTCTATAACAATGAGTCCTTTAAATTGCACAGTTACAAGAATGATCAGTGGGACGAGATAAGAGAATATGAAGCTCAAGACATAACGGAATGCAAGGAATTGGCATACGGTATCCCTTCCAGTGTAAATACATTTGAGGAAATCGAGCATTCATTATATTCTCCTGATTGTTACTTCTGCAATACTAACTCTTCAGATAGAGCTTTATCTCATAGCAACCGCATTACCTCAACTCTACAGAAAAAGTCTCTAGCATATGAAGACAGGGAGTCTCGAGTTGATTCAAGATGCTCGGATAATGCTAGTTGTAACCGATCCGGGGAGCTTCTGTCCTGTCACTCTTATTATTTGCCTGAGTTTTGTAAATGGGATCAGAAAGGAAAATGTGCTATGACATCAAATAGAGCAAAAGATATCCGAAGTTCCTCATGTGTTTTGGAGGATGATCATAAGGAAACTACACCGTGTAAACAAAAGGATTCTGAAGTCTTGTTGTCCAAGGTTACGTTGTCTTGCATGCCAAACGAGGAAAGTATAGTTAGTGCTGCTGCTGTTAAGTTGGACAGTGATACTGATGGTAAACTAAACAATGGTTGTTTGGATTTTGAATCTAATGCTCAAGGTGACAACACTAATGATTCCTCTGGCAAAGGTGTCACGACTCAAGGCATTGGAGATGGACGTCAGGGAATACTAGACATGATAACCAATAATGTTGTAGCCCATACCTATTGTGATGAAGATGAATGTCATATTAGATGCGGTACAACAAATCAGAGCTCAAAACTTGAATGCAATGATGGTCATCAAACCTGTCATGTGGTGCATATTAAG GAAAAAGTAAAACCAGAAGATGAGAGCATGCATTCCTTCGATAATTTAGTTGAAACAGAAGAAGGGTGTGtagaaatttcaaaatcaaaactcCAAAAGAAGCTACTGCTAAGATCAGTCTTGGGTGGTGCCACTGCTGTTGGTTTGTTATTCATGTTTTTGCACCTAAG GAGGGATGGTGGAGAAAAAGTTGGACAACCAAGTAAGAAATATAATCATGAAGACAAAGAAAAGATTCTTAAAAGCTCACCCCAAAAAGTAAAAGGGATGAGTACAACAAAAGGGGTTTATCAAGCTGAAAAGCTCAAGTTAAAGTGA
- the LOC101496555 gene encoding uncharacterized protein isoform X3, whose protein sequence is MCIRSFSKKSRSININVPDFDIVTCMAAMPKDFVGCIRRSIELSQNVLADSSDHHSQKYERRKSNRGYSVTSSNRDYELYSNPTNDTEIIHTILQLHDIHTDDLYDYKSDINYRENAFVSEELDQLDIQNQHRNEISNDDFELLSSMESLEYHCPDNIEHEHDCKLTWPSSSCGDLNVGLIGMTSHLDTRVEQVQESRIMDFDYSEYALLKNNASVIGTPTNDKTSIVDATSYAKSKKDTGIIGEEYSTPNVHQSASSHGSNPTPHPTESGRFLDVSDSIEVLQEAGMSCLTREPLNLGDLFDAENDVYNNESFKLHSYKNDQWDEIREYEAQDITECKELAYGIPSSVNTFEEIEHSLYSPDCYFCNTNSSDRALSHSNRITSTLQKKSLAYEDRESRVDSRCSDNASCNRSGELLSCHSYYLPEFCKWDQKGKCAMTSNRAKDIRSSSCVLEDDHKETTPCKQKDSEVLLSKVTLSCMPNEESIVSAAAVKLDSDTDGKLNNGCLDFESNAQGDNTNDSSGKGVTTQGIGDGRQGILDMITNNVVAHTYCDEDECHIRCGTTNQSSKLECNDGHQTCHVVHIKEKVKPEDESMHSFDNLVETEEGCVEISKSKLQKKLLLRSVLGGATAVGLLFMFLHLRRDGGEKVGQPSKKYNHEDKEKILKSSPQKVKGMSTTKGVYQAEKLKLK, encoded by the exons ATGTGTATCCGCTCATTCTCGAAAAAATCAAGgtctataaatataaat GTTCCAGATTTTGATATTGTTACATGTATGGCAGCCATGCCTAAGGATTTTGTTGGATGCATCCGGAGAAGCATAGAGCTGTCTCAAAACGTCCTCGCAGATTCTTCTGACCATCACTCGCAGAAGTATGAGAGACGAAAATCTAATCGG GGATACTCAGTTACAAGCTCCAACAGAGACTACGAGCTGTATTCCAATCCAACTAATGATACAGAAATCATACATACAATTCTTCAATTACATGACATACATACTGATGACTTGTATGATTATAAGTCAGATATAAACTACAGAGAAAATGCTTTTGTGTCCGAAGAGTTAGATCAATTGGATATTCAAAATCAACACAGAAATGAAATTTCTAACGATGATTTTGAATTGTTATCTTCAATGGAATCATTGGAATACCATTGCCCTGATAATATAGAGCATGAACATGATTGCAAGCTGACCTGGCCGTCATCTTCTTGTGGAGATCTAAATGTTGGCTTAATTGGTATGACGTCTCATTTAGATACTAGAGTTGAGCAAGTCCAAGAAAGTAGGATCATGGACTTCGATTACTCTGAATATgctttgttaaaaaataatgcTTCCGTCATCGGGACTCCTACGAATGACAAAACATCAATTGTAGATGCTACATCATATGcaaaaagtaaaaaagacaCTGGTATAATTGGTGAAGAATATAGTACACCAAATGTACATCAAAGTGCTAGCTCTCACGGTTCAAACCCAACTCCACATCCTACTGAAAGTGGTAGATTTTTGGATGTTTCTGACAGTATAGAGGTTCTGCAAGAAGCTGGCATGAGCTGTTTGACAAGGGAACCACTGAACTTGGGAGATCTATTTGATGCAGAGAACGATGTCTATAACAATGAGTCCTTTAAATTGCACAGTTACAAGAATGATCAGTGGGACGAGATAAGAGAATATGAAGCTCAAGACATAACGGAATGCAAGGAATTGGCATACGGTATCCCTTCCAGTGTAAATACATTTGAGGAAATCGAGCATTCATTATATTCTCCTGATTGTTACTTCTGCAATACTAACTCTTCAGATAGAGCTTTATCTCATAGCAACCGCATTACCTCAACTCTACAGAAAAAGTCTCTAGCATATGAAGACAGGGAGTCTCGAGTTGATTCAAGATGCTCGGATAATGCTAGTTGTAACCGATCCGGGGAGCTTCTGTCCTGTCACTCTTATTATTTGCCTGAGTTTTGTAAATGGGATCAGAAAGGAAAATGTGCTATGACATCAAATAGAGCAAAAGATATCCGAAGTTCCTCATGTGTTTTGGAGGATGATCATAAGGAAACTACACCGTGTAAACAAAAGGATTCTGAAGTCTTGTTGTCCAAGGTTACGTTGTCTTGCATGCCAAACGAGGAAAGTATAGTTAGTGCTGCTGCTGTTAAGTTGGACAGTGATACTGATGGTAAACTAAACAATGGTTGTTTGGATTTTGAATCTAATGCTCAAGGTGACAACACTAATGATTCCTCTGGCAAAGGTGTCACGACTCAAGGCATTGGAGATGGACGTCAGGGAATACTAGACATGATAACCAATAATGTTGTAGCCCATACCTATTGTGATGAAGATGAATGTCATATTAGATGCGGTACAACAAATCAGAGCTCAAAACTTGAATGCAATGATGGTCATCAAACCTGTCATGTGGTGCATATTAAG GAAAAAGTAAAACCAGAAGATGAGAGCATGCATTCCTTCGATAATTTAGTTGAAACAGAAGAAGGGTGTGtagaaatttcaaaatcaaaactcCAAAAGAAGCTACTGCTAAGATCAGTCTTGGGTGGTGCCACTGCTGTTGGTTTGTTATTCATGTTTTTGCACCTAAG GAGGGATGGTGGAGAAAAAGTTGGACAACCAAGTAAGAAATATAATCATGAAGACAAAGAAAAGATTCTTAAAAGCTCACCCCAAAAAGTAAAAGGGATGAGTACAACAAAAGGGGTTTATCAAGCTGAAAAGCTCAAGTTAAAGTGA
- the LOC101509531 gene encoding MACPF domain-containing protein At4g24290-like has protein sequence MKNVDVGSRPVTGLRLQLEGRGSNRLAIHLQHLASLPKSLPLGGYATLADNVPVADTAHVYLSCDSYSCNFHKKVKWNCLSYICTAPVESDDSVSIVTGAQLQVEKKCLLLRLRFSKIIGATLQKPPEWDQSSNLGKSGSKFWDIISFISKEGHRDHPKPGDVTISSAKDSIALPAPLNTPKLQRYVDTMEIIRGPGDTPGYWVVSGARLSVHNGKVYLLVKYSLFRFVTQSETNPS, from the exons atgaaaaat GTAGATGTAGGTAGTAGACCAGTAACTGGCCTTAGATTACAATTGGAAGGGAGAGGAAGCAACCGGTTGGCCATTCATCTGCAGCATCTGGCTTCTCTACCCAAGTCATTACCACTTGGAGGCTATGCAACACTTGCAGACAATGTACCAGTTGCAGACACCGCACATGTTTATTTGTCGTGTGACTCGTATAGCTGCAACTTCCATAAGAAAGTGAAATGGAACTGCTTGTCATATATTTGTACTGCTCCTGTTGAATCGGATGATAGTGTTTCCATTGTCACAGGAGCTCAGTTACAAGTGGAAAAGAAGTGTCTCCTTTTACGGCTGCGCTTTTCCAAAATTATTGGTGCTACCCTTCAGAAGCCACCTGAGTGGGACCAATCCTCCAATCTTGGCAAGTCCGGGAGCAAGTTTTGGGAtatcatttcttttatttccaAAGAGGGACATAGGGATCATCCAAAGCCTGGTGATGTGACCATTAGTTCTGCTAAAGATTCTATTGCCCTCCCTGCACCACTAAATACACCTAAGCTTCAAAGATATGTAGACACAATGGAAATTATCAGAGGGCCAGGAGACACTCCAGGGTATTGGGTTGTTTCCGGAGCAAGGCTTTCTGTACACAATGGGAAagtatatcttcttgtgaagtATTCACTCTTCAGATTTGTTACACAGTCTGAGACCAACCCTTCCTAA
- the LOC101496555 gene encoding uncharacterized protein isoform X2, with protein sequence MVCEEESPSTTTQLLNNNNNNININISSSPESTFRQLDDAFLQNQTRIWVGEVLHIRLDEQLIISELLADGELLFQVSKVMWKLLLEKHMDLRHIKAYKNHPFASKRNSGIYRPYSNVDSFLKICKILGLTGIDLFSPSDVVERRNTRRVCMCIRSFSKKSRSININVPDFDIVTCMAAMPKDFVGCIRRSIELSQNVLADSSDHHSQKYERRKSNRGYSVTSSNRDYELYSNPTNDTEIIHTILQLHDIHTDDLYDYKSDINYRENAFVSEELDQLDIQNQHRNEISNDDFELLSSMESLEYHCPDNIEHEHDCKLTWPSSSCGDLNVGLIGMTSHLDTRVEQVQESRIMDFDYSEYALLKNNASVIGTPTNDKTSIVDATSYAKSKKDTGIIGEEYSTPNVHQSASSHGSNPTPHPTESGRFLDVSDSIEVLQEAGMSCLTREPLNLGDLFDAENDVYNNESFKLHSYKNDQWDEIREYEAQDITECKELAYGIPSSVNTFEEIEHSLYSPDCYFCNTNSSDRALSHSNRITSTLQKKSLAYEDRESRVDSRCSDNASCNRSGELLSCHSYYLPEFCKWDQKGKCAMTSNRAKDIRSSSCVLEDDHKETTPCKQKDSEVLLSKVTLSCMPNEESIVSAAAVKLDSDTDGKLNNGCLDFESNAQGDNTNDSSGKGVTTQGIGDGRQGILDMITNNVVAHTYCDEDECHIRCGTTNQSSKLECNDGHQTCHVVHIKEKVKPEDESMHSFDNLVETEEGCVEISKSKLQKKLLLRSVLGGATAVGLLFMFLHLRFVFRGGMVEKKLDNQVRNIIMKTKKRFLKAHPKK encoded by the exons ATGGTTTGTGAAGAAGAATCTCCATCCACGACCACTCAGcttcttaataataataataataatattaatattaatatctcCTCCTCACCCGAATCCACCTTCCGTCAACTCGATGATGCATTCTTGCag AATCAAACGAGAATATGGGTAGGAGAAGTGTTGCATATAAGATTAGATGAGCAACTCATTATATCAGAATTACTTGCTGATGGAGAATTGTT GTTTCAAGTGTCAAAAGTTATGTGGAAATTGCTGTTGGAAAAGCATATGGATCTTAGGCACATTAAAGCATACAAAAATCATCCATTTGCTTCTAAGAGGAACAGTGGGATATATAGGCCTTATTCTAATGTTGATTCATTTCTGAAG ATCTGTAAGATTTTGGGATTGACTGGGATTGACCTTTTCTCTCCATCAGATGTAGTTGAGAGAAGAAATACTCGAAGAGTTTGTATGTGTATCCGCTCATTCTCGAAAAAATCAAGgtctataaatataaat GTTCCAGATTTTGATATTGTTACATGTATGGCAGCCATGCCTAAGGATTTTGTTGGATGCATCCGGAGAAGCATAGAGCTGTCTCAAAACGTCCTCGCAGATTCTTCTGACCATCACTCGCAGAAGTATGAGAGACGAAAATCTAATCGG GGATACTCAGTTACAAGCTCCAACAGAGACTACGAGCTGTATTCCAATCCAACTAATGATACAGAAATCATACATACAATTCTTCAATTACATGACATACATACTGATGACTTGTATGATTATAAGTCAGATATAAACTACAGAGAAAATGCTTTTGTGTCCGAAGAGTTAGATCAATTGGATATTCAAAATCAACACAGAAATGAAATTTCTAACGATGATTTTGAATTGTTATCTTCAATGGAATCATTGGAATACCATTGCCCTGATAATATAGAGCATGAACATGATTGCAAGCTGACCTGGCCGTCATCTTCTTGTGGAGATCTAAATGTTGGCTTAATTGGTATGACGTCTCATTTAGATACTAGAGTTGAGCAAGTCCAAGAAAGTAGGATCATGGACTTCGATTACTCTGAATATgctttgttaaaaaataatgcTTCCGTCATCGGGACTCCTACGAATGACAAAACATCAATTGTAGATGCTACATCATATGcaaaaagtaaaaaagacaCTGGTATAATTGGTGAAGAATATAGTACACCAAATGTACATCAAAGTGCTAGCTCTCACGGTTCAAACCCAACTCCACATCCTACTGAAAGTGGTAGATTTTTGGATGTTTCTGACAGTATAGAGGTTCTGCAAGAAGCTGGCATGAGCTGTTTGACAAGGGAACCACTGAACTTGGGAGATCTATTTGATGCAGAGAACGATGTCTATAACAATGAGTCCTTTAAATTGCACAGTTACAAGAATGATCAGTGGGACGAGATAAGAGAATATGAAGCTCAAGACATAACGGAATGCAAGGAATTGGCATACGGTATCCCTTCCAGTGTAAATACATTTGAGGAAATCGAGCATTCATTATATTCTCCTGATTGTTACTTCTGCAATACTAACTCTTCAGATAGAGCTTTATCTCATAGCAACCGCATTACCTCAACTCTACAGAAAAAGTCTCTAGCATATGAAGACAGGGAGTCTCGAGTTGATTCAAGATGCTCGGATAATGCTAGTTGTAACCGATCCGGGGAGCTTCTGTCCTGTCACTCTTATTATTTGCCTGAGTTTTGTAAATGGGATCAGAAAGGAAAATGTGCTATGACATCAAATAGAGCAAAAGATATCCGAAGTTCCTCATGTGTTTTGGAGGATGATCATAAGGAAACTACACCGTGTAAACAAAAGGATTCTGAAGTCTTGTTGTCCAAGGTTACGTTGTCTTGCATGCCAAACGAGGAAAGTATAGTTAGTGCTGCTGCTGTTAAGTTGGACAGTGATACTGATGGTAAACTAAACAATGGTTGTTTGGATTTTGAATCTAATGCTCAAGGTGACAACACTAATGATTCCTCTGGCAAAGGTGTCACGACTCAAGGCATTGGAGATGGACGTCAGGGAATACTAGACATGATAACCAATAATGTTGTAGCCCATACCTATTGTGATGAAGATGAATGTCATATTAGATGCGGTACAACAAATCAGAGCTCAAAACTTGAATGCAATGATGGTCATCAAACCTGTCATGTGGTGCATATTAAG GAAAAAGTAAAACCAGAAGATGAGAGCATGCATTCCTTCGATAATTTAGTTGAAACAGAAGAAGGGTGTGtagaaatttcaaaatcaaaactcCAAAAGAAGCTACTGCTAAGATCAGTCTTGGGTGGTGCCACTGCTGTTGGTTTGTTATTCATGTTTTTGCACCTAAGGTTTGTGTTCCGAG GAGGGATGGTGGAGAAAAAGTTGGACAACCAAGTAAGAAATATAATCATGAAGACAAAGAAAAGATTCTTAAAAGCTCACCCCAAAAAGTAA
- the LOC101497636 gene encoding MACPF domain-containing protein At4g24290-like, protein MAVSSRFEAAQKAINSIGLGFDITLDINFHNCKTAPPLIFINANQQNYRHLEIPGGVSIPDVPNSIKCVRGESIRIHSDVLTLHQMLEHFNHEMHLVGDTASGHFCASFGLSGRCIKELGSIKSLAYDGWFIKRYAVELERYHGKLNDHVKEAVPSSWDPEALARFIEHFGTHVIVGVSMGGKDVLYVRQHEDTSDINDPASIQKLLKETASMKFKDSADNHLSASEDLSNKKKNVFMIHRRRGGSSKKMYHSEWLDTIDSEPDIISMHLLPLTSLLLGIRGSGFVTHAINLYLRYKPPIEDLHQFFEFQLPRQWAPILSEMRLGSYWKHQMNTWLRFNIFGPKLYINTYPVDVGNRPVIGLRLQLEGRRSNRLAIHLQHLTSLPKSLPLADNANAYLSCDSYSCSFHKKVKWSCFSYICTAPVESDDSLSIVTGAQLQVEKKCLLLRLRFSKVIGATLQKPPEWDQSCNIGQFKSMSRGVLAFVPKEGQRGRPKPGDVTIGSTTYSAALPAPVNTPKLQRYVDITEMMRGPEDTPGYWVVSGARLYVQNGKIYLLVKYSLLNFVIMQCENEAS, encoded by the exons ATGGCAGTTTCTTCACGTTTTGAAGCAGCCCAGAAAGCAATAAACTCAATTGGATTAGGTTTTGACATAACATTAGATATCAACTTTCACAATTGTAAAACTGCTCCACCCTTGATCTTCATCAATGCTAATCAACAAAACTACCGACATTTGGAGATTCCTGGAGGAGTTTCAATTCCAGATGTTCCAAACTCTATCAAATGTGTCAGAGGTGAATCTATTAGAATCCATTCGGATGTTCTCACCTTGCACCAG ATGTTGGAACATTTCAACCATGAAATGCATCTTGTAGGAGATACTGCATCTGGTCATTTTTGTGCTTCATTTGGATTATCTGGTCGATGTATCAAAGAATTGGGTTCTATTAAGTCTCTTGCGTATGATGGTTGGTTCATCAAACGGTATGCTGTTGAATTAGAAAGGTATCATGGTAAACTCAATGATCATGTCAAAGAAGCTGTGCCATCATCATGGGACCCTGAGGCCTTGGCAAG GTTCATAGAACATTTTGGAACTCATGTTATAGTCGGGGTGAGCATGGGAGGGAAGGATGTGTTATATGTTAGACAACATGAAGATACATCAGATATCAATGATCCAGCTAGTATCCAAAAACTTTTGAAGGAAACAGCTAGCATGAAGTTCAAGGATTCTGCAGACAATCATCTCTCAGCTTCTGAAGACTTAAGTAACAAAAAGAAG AATGTTTTTATGATACATAGAAGGAGGGGTGGAAGCAGTAAAAAAATGTATCATAGTGAATGGTTGGATACTATTGATTCAGAACCTGACATCATATCGATGCATCTTCTCCCTCTGACATCCCTTTTGTTGGGTATCCGTGGAAGTGGATTTGTGACCCATGCTATAAATCTCTACCTTCGTT ACAAACCTCCAATTGAAGACCTCCATCAATTTTTCGAGTTTCAGCTACCAAGACAATGGGCTCCTATACTCAGTGAGATGCGTCTCGGTTCTTACTGGAAACATCAAATGAACACGTGGCTACGATTTAATATCTTTGGTCCAAAGCTTTACATAAATACATATCCA GTAGATGTTGGTAATAGACCAGTAATTGGGCTGAGATTACAATTGGAAGGGCGAAGAAGCAACCGGTTAGCCATTCATCTGCAGCATCTGACTTCTCTACCCAAATCCTTACCGCTCGCAGACAATGCAAATGCCTATTTGTCTTGTGACTCGTATAGCTGCAGTTTCCATAAGAAAGTGAAATGGAGCTGCTTTTCGTATATTTGTACTGCACCGGTTGAATCAGATGATAGTCTTTCCATTGTCACAGGAGCTCAGTTACAAGTTGAAAAGAAGTGTCTTCTTTTACGGCTGCGCTTCTCCAAAGTTATTGGTGCTACACTTCAGAAGCCACCTGAGTGGGATCAATCCTGCAATATTGGCCAGTTCAAGAGCATGTCTAGGGGCGTCTTAGCTTTTGTTCCAAAAGAGGGACAGAGGGGTCGTCCGAAGCCGGGCGATGTTACCATCGGTTCTACTACATATTCTGCTGCACTTCCTGCACCTGTGAATACACCTAAGCTTCAAAGGTACGTGGACATAACGGAAATGATGAGAGGACCGGAAGATACTCCGGGATATTGGGTTGTGTCCGGAGCAAGGCTTTATGTTCAGAATGGGAAAATATATCTCCTTGTTAAGTATTCACTATTGAACTTTGTTATTATGCAGTGTGAAAATGAAGCTTCATAG